Proteins encoded together in one Streptomyces sp. NBC_01216 window:
- a CDS encoding response regulator — MSSPSIRVLVVEDDPVAADAHALYAGRVPGFTVSGVAHSRTAAARFLERTPVDLILLDLYLPDGHGLRLLRSLRAGGHGADVIAVTSARDLAIVREGVSLGVVQYVLKPFTFATLRDRLTRYAEFRATAGEAAGQDEVDRALATLRTPHPVTLPKGLSAPTLGAVTRALRDAPDGLTAAEAGAAVGISRITARRYLEHLVTDGRAARAPRYGQIGRPELRYRWTSAPGATP, encoded by the coding sequence ATGAGCAGCCCGTCCATCCGTGTCCTCGTCGTCGAGGACGATCCCGTCGCCGCCGACGCGCACGCGCTCTACGCCGGACGGGTGCCCGGCTTCACCGTCAGCGGGGTCGCGCACTCGCGGACGGCCGCCGCGCGGTTCCTGGAGCGCACACCGGTCGATCTGATCCTGCTCGACCTGTACCTCCCCGACGGTCATGGCCTCCGGTTGCTCCGCTCACTGCGCGCCGGGGGCCATGGGGCCGACGTCATCGCCGTCACCTCGGCCCGCGATCTCGCGATCGTGCGCGAGGGCGTGTCCCTCGGCGTCGTCCAGTACGTACTGAAGCCCTTCACCTTCGCGACCCTGCGGGACCGGCTCACCCGCTACGCGGAGTTCCGGGCCACCGCGGGCGAGGCCGCGGGGCAGGACGAGGTGGACCGGGCCCTGGCCACGCTCCGCACCCCTCATCCCGTGACGCTCCCCAAGGGGCTCAGCGCCCCCACGCTGGGGGCCGTCACCCGCGCGCTGCGGGACGCGCCGGACGGGCTGACCGCCGCCGAGGCGGGGGCCGCCGTCGGCATCTCACGGATCACCGCCCGCCGCTACCTGGAGCACCTCGTCACCGACGGCAGAGCCGCGCGGGCACCGCGGTACGGGCAGATCGGCCGGCCGGAACTCCGGTACCGCTGGACCAGCGCGCCCGGCGCCACCCCCTGA